Proteins encoded within one genomic window of Bradyrhizobium sp. 186:
- a CDS encoding carboxymuconolactone decarboxylase family protein: protein MKPRMNFYQAAPDTIKALNALETHIQSTGLEKSLIELVKIRASQINGCAFCINMHTEDARKRGETEQRIYLLNAWRESPLYTDRERAALAWTESVTLIAETHAPDDVYAQVRAQFSEEETVNLTMLIATINAWNRLAISFRAIHPVKVKASVA, encoded by the coding sequence ATGAAGCCCCGCATGAACTTCTACCAGGCAGCCCCCGACACCATCAAAGCACTGAACGCGCTGGAGACGCATATCCAGTCGACGGGACTCGAGAAATCGCTGATCGAGCTCGTCAAGATCCGGGCATCGCAGATCAACGGCTGTGCCTTCTGCATCAACATGCACACCGAGGACGCCCGCAAGCGGGGCGAGACCGAGCAGCGCATCTATCTGCTCAACGCCTGGCGCGAATCCCCGCTCTATACCGACCGCGAGCGCGCCGCATTGGCCTGGACCGAGTCGGTGACGCTGATCGCCGAGACGCACGCACCTGACGACGTCTACGCGCAGGTCCGCGCGCAGTTCTCCGAGGAAGAGACGGTGAACCTGACCATGCTGATCGCGACCATCAATGCCTGGAATAGGCTGGCGATCTCGTTCCGCGCGATTCACCCGGTGAAGGTGAAGGCGTCGGTGGCGTGA
- a CDS encoding LysR family transcriptional regulator: protein MDRLTSLEVFSRVVETGGFSAAARKLNISTTMVSNHVQALEDRLGVRLLQRTTRKVNLTEIGKAYYDRCVQILADIEQADDIASELQSVPRGTLRIHVATHMVPFVAPVVAKLLSTYPDLKIDLRMGEADVDLIEEGYDIALRMIAPPDSSLIVRSLATWRHVLCCSHDYLERHGRVQQLAELTGHNCGRHLNYPFGDEWRFLDRKGAPASVRISGRLVTNSGEALRNMALEGAGICLMAGFLVQDDLEAGRLVRLLPEYRPVEMSMNAVYPHRHHLSAKVRTFIDMLVEHSAEQQKLINPYA, encoded by the coding sequence ATGGACCGATTGACTAGCCTCGAAGTATTTAGCCGGGTGGTCGAGACCGGCGGCTTCTCTGCAGCAGCCCGCAAGCTCAACATATCGACCACCATGGTGAGCAATCACGTTCAGGCGCTGGAAGACCGGCTCGGGGTGAGGCTGCTTCAGCGCACCACGCGCAAGGTCAACCTCACCGAGATCGGCAAGGCCTATTACGACCGCTGCGTCCAGATACTCGCGGATATCGAACAGGCCGACGATATCGCGAGCGAATTGCAGTCGGTGCCCCGCGGCACGCTACGGATCCACGTCGCCACGCACATGGTGCCGTTCGTCGCGCCCGTGGTGGCGAAACTCCTGTCGACCTATCCAGACCTCAAGATCGATCTGCGCATGGGCGAAGCCGATGTCGATCTGATCGAGGAGGGATATGACATTGCCTTGCGCATGATCGCGCCGCCGGATTCGAGCCTGATCGTCCGCAGCCTCGCCACGTGGCGGCACGTGCTGTGCTGCTCGCACGACTATCTCGAAAGGCACGGCCGGGTGCAGCAGCTCGCCGAGCTTACCGGGCACAATTGCGGCCGCCACCTGAACTATCCCTTCGGCGACGAATGGCGCTTCCTCGATCGCAAGGGCGCACCGGCATCGGTGCGCATTTCCGGCAGGCTGGTCACCAACAGCGGAGAAGCGTTGCGGAACATGGCGCTGGAAGGCGCCGGAATCTGCCTGATGGCTGGATTCCTGGTGCAGGACGATCTCGAAGCCGGCCGGCTGGTGCGCCTCTTGCCGGAATATCGTCCAGTCGAGATGTCGATGAACGCGGTCTATCCGCATCGGCATCATCTGTCGGCGAAGGTGCGGACTTTCATCGACATGCTGGTGGAGCACAGCGCCGAGCAACAGAAGCTGATCAACCCCTATGCCTGA
- a CDS encoding MDR family MFS transporter produces the protein MSTLQPTLNAASSASLSGPATAPAAPAVSAKTWIAVIGATLGAFMAVLNIQIVNASLADIQGAIGAGIDDGGWISTSYLIAEIVVIPLSGWLAQVFSIRIYLLTNAVLFLILSAACALAQDLPQMIVLRAVQGFTGGVLIPMAFTLIITLLPRGKQPVGLALFALSATFAPAIGPTIGGYLTENFGWQYIFYVNLVPGAIMVGMLWYALDAKPMKLALLREGDWAGIITMAIGLSALQTVLEEGNKDDWFGSPFIVKLSVIAAVALTAFLIIELTVKKPLLNLRLLVRRNFGFGMLANFLLGIALYGSVFILPQYLSRIQGYNAEQIGMVLAWTGLPQLVLIPLVPRLMQKFDARIIIGAGFVLFAGSNFMNITMTSNYAADQLLWPNVVRAIGQALVMAPLSAVATAGIEPENAGSASGLFNMMRNLGGAVGIALLQTVLTKREQYHSNVLMQSVSLFEQATRTRLEQLTQYFVNHGILDRSDASHRAYVAIGHIVQKQAYILAFSDTFYLLGVALIVALIAALFLKKPGHVSAGGAH, from the coding sequence ATGAGTACGCTCCAGCCGACCCTGAACGCCGCCTCCTCCGCCAGCCTGTCGGGCCCGGCTACGGCTCCCGCCGCTCCGGCCGTCTCCGCCAAGACCTGGATCGCCGTGATCGGCGCGACGCTCGGCGCCTTCATGGCGGTCCTGAACATCCAGATCGTCAACGCCTCGCTCGCCGACATCCAGGGCGCGATCGGCGCCGGCATTGACGACGGCGGCTGGATCTCGACGTCCTATCTGATCGCGGAGATCGTCGTGATCCCGCTGTCCGGCTGGCTCGCGCAGGTGTTCTCGATCCGGATTTATCTGCTCACCAACGCGGTCCTGTTCCTGATCCTCTCGGCCGCCTGTGCGCTGGCGCAGGACCTGCCGCAGATGATCGTGCTGCGCGCGGTGCAAGGTTTTACCGGCGGCGTTCTGATCCCAATGGCCTTCACGCTCATCATCACACTGCTGCCGCGCGGAAAACAGCCGGTGGGCCTTGCGCTGTTCGCGCTGTCGGCGACGTTTGCGCCGGCGATCGGCCCGACCATCGGCGGCTATCTCACCGAGAACTTTGGCTGGCAGTACATCTTCTATGTCAACCTCGTCCCCGGCGCGATCATGGTTGGCATGCTCTGGTACGCGCTGGATGCAAAGCCCATGAAGCTTGCGCTGCTGCGCGAGGGCGACTGGGCCGGCATCATCACCATGGCGATCGGCTTGTCAGCGCTTCAGACCGTGCTCGAGGAGGGCAACAAGGACGACTGGTTCGGCTCGCCCTTCATCGTCAAGCTGTCTGTCATCGCGGCCGTTGCGCTGACTGCATTCCTGATCATCGAGCTGACGGTGAAGAAACCGCTGTTGAACCTGCGCCTGCTCGTTCGCCGCAATTTCGGCTTCGGCATGCTCGCGAACTTCCTGCTCGGCATCGCGTTGTACGGTTCGGTGTTCATCCTGCCGCAATATTTGTCACGCATTCAGGGTTATAATGCCGAGCAGATCGGCATGGTGCTGGCATGGACTGGATTGCCGCAGCTCGTGCTGATCCCGCTGGTGCCGCGCCTGATGCAGAAGTTCGATGCGCGGATCATCATCGGCGCCGGCTTCGTCCTGTTCGCGGGCTCCAACTTCATGAACATCACTATGACCAGCAACTACGCCGCCGATCAACTGCTCTGGCCCAACGTGGTCCGCGCGATCGGCCAGGCCCTGGTGATGGCGCCGCTGTCGGCGGTGGCGACCGCCGGCATCGAGCCGGAGAACGCGGGCTCGGCCTCCGGCCTGTTCAATATGATGCGCAATCTCGGCGGCGCCGTCGGCATCGCCCTGTTGCAGACCGTGTTGACCAAGCGCGAGCAGTATCACTCCAACGTGCTGATGCAGTCGGTCTCATTGTTCGAGCAGGCCACCCGCACGCGGCTGGAACAGCTCACCCAGTATTTCGTCAATCACGGCATCCTCGACCGTTCCGATGCGTCGCATCGTGCTTATGTCGCGATCGGCCATATCGTGCAGAAGCAGGCCTATATCCTCGCCTTCAGCGACACCTTCTATCTGCTCGGCGTGGCACTGATCGTCGCCCTGATCGCCGCCCTCTTCCTGAAGAAGCCCGGCCATGTTTCGGCCGGTGGAGCGCACTGA
- a CDS encoding amino acid ABC transporter substrate-binding protein: MKHFRTIGIALAATFAVSQAGAQELTGTLKNIKDTGAITLGFRDSSIPFSYLDDNQKPIGFAMDICYKIVDAVKKELKLDKLEVKLNPVTSATRIPLMANGTIDLECGSTTNNAERQKQVAFTNTHYLTASRYVFKKSSGLKSIDDLKGKSVVSTAGTTNIKQLTEANVARGLGANIIPAKDHAESFLMVETDRAVAFVMDDILLASLVAGSKSPDDYVISKDAFSKPEPYGIMLRKDDAPFKKVVDAATAALYTSGEGQKIYEKWFTQKIPPKGLNLNTPISAELKNEFAKPTDSPNPDDYK, from the coding sequence GTGAAACATTTCCGTACGATCGGCATCGCGCTTGCCGCGACCTTTGCCGTCAGCCAGGCCGGGGCCCAGGAGCTGACCGGCACGCTGAAGAACATCAAGGACACCGGCGCGATCACGCTCGGCTTCCGCGACTCCTCGATCCCGTTCTCCTATCTCGATGACAACCAGAAGCCCATCGGGTTCGCGATGGACATCTGCTACAAGATCGTCGACGCCGTGAAGAAGGAGCTCAAGCTCGACAAGCTCGAGGTCAAGCTCAATCCCGTCACCTCGGCGACCCGCATCCCGCTGATGGCCAACGGCACCATCGACCTCGAATGCGGCTCGACCACCAACAATGCCGAGCGGCAGAAGCAGGTCGCCTTCACCAACACCCATTACCTGACCGCCAGCCGCTACGTCTTCAAGAAGTCGAGCGGCCTCAAGTCGATCGATGATCTCAAGGGCAAGTCGGTGGTCTCGACTGCCGGTACCACCAACATCAAGCAGCTCACCGAGGCCAATGTCGCGCGCGGGCTCGGCGCCAACATCATCCCGGCCAAGGACCACGCCGAATCCTTCCTGATGGTCGAAACCGACCGCGCGGTGGCCTTCGTGATGGACGACATCCTGCTTGCGAGCCTCGTTGCCGGCTCCAAGTCGCCGGACGACTACGTCATCTCCAAGGATGCGTTCTCCAAGCCCGAGCCGTACGGCATCATGCTGCGCAAGGACGACGCGCCGTTCAAGAAGGTGGTGGATGCGGCGACCGCCGCGCTCTACACCTCCGGCGAGGGCCAGAAGATCTACGAGAAGTGGTTCACGCAGAAGATCCCGCCGAAGGGCTTGAACCTCAACACCCCGATCTCGGCCGAGCTGAAGAACGAGTTCGCCAAGCCCACGGACTCGCCGAACCCGGACGATTATAAGTAG
- a CDS encoding ABC transporter permease subunit (The N-terminal region of this protein, as described by TIGR01726, is a three transmembrane segment that identifies a subfamily of ABC transporter permease subunits, which specificities that include histidine, arginine, glutamine, glutamate, L-cystine (sic), the opines (in Agrobacterium) octopine and nopaline, etc.), protein MFSSFDFEVIRRALPYLFYEGMTFTVTLTALSALGGLIFGTAIALMRLSGFKILGRIAGVYVDFMRSLPLVLVIFWFYFLVPYIGQWVTGASRPISVGAFASSLITFIMFEAAYFSEIMRAGIQSISRGQPAAASALGLNYAQTMRYVVLPQAFRNMLPVLITQTIVLFQDTSLVYVLSITDFLGAASKVAQRDGRLVEMYLFAAVVYFTISCVASFGVRRLQARIAIIR, encoded by the coding sequence ATGTTCAGCAGTTTCGATTTCGAAGTCATCCGCCGCGCGCTGCCCTATCTGTTCTACGAGGGCATGACGTTCACGGTGACACTGACGGCGCTCTCCGCACTCGGCGGCCTGATCTTCGGCACGGCGATCGCGCTGATGCGGCTCTCCGGCTTCAAGATCCTGGGCCGCATCGCCGGCGTCTATGTCGACTTCATGCGCTCGCTGCCGCTGGTGCTGGTGATCTTCTGGTTCTACTTCCTGGTGCCCTATATCGGGCAATGGGTGACCGGCGCATCGCGGCCGATCAGCGTCGGCGCGTTCGCGTCCTCGCTCATCACCTTCATCATGTTCGAGGCCGCGTACTTCTCCGAGATCATGCGTGCCGGCATCCAATCGATCTCGCGCGGCCAGCCGGCCGCGGCCAGCGCGCTCGGTCTCAACTACGCCCAGACCATGCGCTACGTCGTGCTGCCGCAGGCCTTCCGCAACATGCTGCCGGTCCTGATCACGCAGACCATCGTCCTGTTCCAGGACACCTCGCTGGTCTACGTGCTGTCGATCACGGATTTCCTCGGCGCCGCGAGCAAGGTCGCGCAGCGCGACGGCCGCCTGGTCGAGATGTATCTGTTCGCCGCCGTCGTCTACTTCACCATCTCCTGTGTCGCATCCTTCGGCGTCCGCCGCCTCCAGGCGCGCATCGCCATCATCCGTTAG
- a CDS encoding amino acid ABC transporter permease → MNYHWNWGIFFEPNPMGTGTYLDMLLSGLVLTLKTGALAWIIALITGSIVGVMRTLPSKRAYWFGFAYVEFFRNMPLLVQLFLWFFVLPELLPKAAGLWLKQLPNAPFWTAAIGVGFFMSARVAVQLQAGIGSLPRGQRMAATALGLTTIQGYRYILLPMAFRIILPPLTSEFLNTIKNTAVAITIGLLELTGQARSMQEFSFQVFEAFTAATLLYLLVNAVVVTAMRFLERYVAIPGYITGK, encoded by the coding sequence GTGAACTACCACTGGAACTGGGGAATTTTCTTCGAGCCGAACCCGATGGGGACCGGCACCTATCTCGACATGCTGCTGTCGGGTCTGGTGCTGACCCTCAAGACGGGTGCGCTTGCCTGGATCATCGCGCTGATCACCGGATCGATCGTCGGCGTGATGCGCACGCTGCCGTCGAAGCGGGCGTACTGGTTCGGCTTTGCCTATGTCGAATTCTTCCGCAACATGCCGCTGCTCGTGCAACTCTTCCTGTGGTTTTTCGTGCTGCCGGAATTGCTGCCGAAAGCAGCCGGCCTCTGGCTGAAGCAACTGCCGAACGCGCCGTTCTGGACGGCGGCGATCGGCGTCGGGTTCTTCATGTCGGCACGCGTCGCCGTGCAGTTGCAGGCGGGCATCGGCTCACTGCCGCGCGGGCAGCGGATGGCGGCGACCGCGCTGGGCCTGACCACAATACAAGGCTACCGCTACATTCTGCTGCCGATGGCGTTCCGCATCATCCTGCCGCCGCTGACTTCCGAGTTTCTCAACACCATCAAGAACACGGCTGTGGCCATCACCATCGGCCTGCTCGAGCTCACCGGACAGGCGCGCTCGATGCAGGAATTCTCGTTCCAGGTGTTCGAGGCCTTCACCGCCGCGACCCTGCTCTATCTCCTCGTCAACGCCGTCGTCGTGACCGCGATGCGCTTCCTCGAGCGCTACGTCGCGATCCCCGGCTACATCACGGGGAAATAG
- a CDS encoding amino acid ABC transporter ATP-binding protein: protein MIEISHVDKWYSPTFQVLTDCTTSVTKGEVVVVCGPSGSGKSTLIKCVNALEPFQKGDISVDGTKVNDPKTNLPKLRSRVGMVFQHFELFPHLKIIDNLCLAQQKVLDRSHDKAVTKSMMLLERVGLKEQAQKFPAQLSGGQQQRVAIARALAMDPIVMLFDEPTSALDPEMVSEVLDVMVDLAHEGMTMMVVTHEMGFARKVANRVIFMDRGEIVEDAPKDDFFGKPRSDRAQKFLSKILSH, encoded by the coding sequence ATGATCGAGATCAGCCACGTCGACAAATGGTACAGCCCGACCTTCCAGGTGCTGACCGACTGCACCACCAGCGTCACCAAGGGCGAGGTTGTGGTGGTCTGCGGTCCGTCGGGATCAGGCAAGTCGACGCTGATCAAATGCGTCAACGCGCTGGAGCCGTTCCAGAAAGGCGACATCAGCGTCGATGGGACCAAGGTCAACGATCCCAAGACCAATCTGCCGAAGCTGCGCTCGCGCGTCGGCATGGTGTTCCAGCATTTCGAGCTGTTTCCGCATCTCAAGATTATCGACAATCTCTGCCTCGCGCAGCAGAAGGTGCTGGACAGGTCGCATGACAAGGCCGTGACGAAGAGCATGATGCTGTTGGAGCGCGTCGGCCTGAAGGAACAGGCGCAGAAGTTTCCCGCGCAGCTTTCCGGCGGCCAGCAGCAGCGCGTGGCGATCGCGCGCGCGCTTGCTATGGACCCGATCGTCATGCTGTTCGACGAACCGACCTCGGCGCTAGACCCCGAAATGGTGAGCGAGGTGCTCGATGTCATGGTCGACCTCGCCCATGAGGGCATGACCATGATGGTGGTCACCCACGAGATGGGCTTTGCCCGCAAGGTCGCCAACCGCGTCATCTTCATGGACCGCGGCGAGATCGTCGAGGACGCGCCGAAGGACGACTTCTTCGGCAAGCCGCGCAGCGACCGCGCGCAGAAGTTCTTGTCGAAGATTCTGTCGCATTAG
- the iaaH gene encoding indoleacetamide hydrolase, whose translation MDFDQLTLTQAVTELCAKTVTSTALTTEALGRAKANADLNAFITLDEAGALKAAAAFDTSGNTNMPLGGVPIVIKDNIEVAGLPCSAGTPALKDYVPQADSPVVARLRAAGAIIIGKTNMHELAFGISGYNVAFKTGPEFGVRNAYDRALIAGGSSSGTGAAIGARIVAGGLGTDTGGSVRVPGALNGCASLRPTVGRYPQDGIAPISHTRDTAGPMAATMADVALLDHVIAGGDAVHPADFAGLRIGIVSTMLANLDADTEAAFHAAVAQMRAQGVTVVEIEMPQLAELNGQVGFPVALYEAYDDMVIYLAHTGTGLTIEALAKEIASPDVKGTYDGLVLPRKLPGPDNTLVDAKPIYDAAIRTARPALQSLYGNTFAGNRLDAIAFPTTPRVAIASNPDSSSLENFGLFIQNTDPGSNAGIPGIQIPVALGATSKLPVGLELDGPAGSDRRLLAIGMALEKIFGRLPAPSRQA comes from the coding sequence GTGGATTTCGACCAGTTGACGCTGACCCAGGCCGTGACGGAGCTTTGCGCCAAAACAGTCACGAGCACGGCGCTCACGACCGAAGCGCTCGGCCGCGCCAAGGCCAATGCCGATCTGAACGCCTTCATCACCCTCGACGAGGCCGGCGCCCTGAAGGCCGCCGCCGCATTCGACACGAGCGGCAACACGAACATGCCGCTCGGCGGCGTTCCCATCGTGATCAAGGACAATATCGAGGTCGCCGGACTTCCCTGCAGCGCCGGCACGCCGGCGCTGAAAGATTACGTTCCGCAAGCCGACTCACCGGTGGTTGCAAGATTGAGGGCCGCAGGCGCGATCATCATCGGCAAGACCAATATGCACGAGCTCGCCTTCGGCATCTCCGGCTACAATGTTGCGTTCAAGACCGGTCCCGAGTTCGGCGTGCGCAACGCCTATGATCGCGCCCTGATCGCCGGCGGCTCCTCGTCCGGAACGGGTGCCGCGATCGGCGCGCGGATCGTCGCCGGCGGGCTCGGCACCGACACCGGCGGATCGGTCCGGGTGCCCGGTGCGCTGAACGGATGCGCCTCGCTACGCCCGACCGTCGGGCGCTATCCGCAAGACGGCATCGCGCCGATCTCGCACACCCGCGATACCGCAGGGCCAATGGCGGCGACCATGGCGGATGTCGCACTGCTCGACCACGTCATTGCAGGTGGCGACGCCGTCCATCCGGCCGATTTCGCGGGGTTGCGGATCGGCATCGTCAGCACAATGCTGGCCAATCTCGATGCCGACACCGAAGCCGCCTTCCATGCGGCGGTCGCGCAGATGAGGGCGCAGGGCGTGACGGTGGTCGAGATCGAGATGCCGCAACTCGCCGAGCTCAACGGCCAGGTCGGCTTTCCCGTCGCGCTGTACGAGGCCTATGACGACATGGTCATCTATCTTGCGCACACCGGCACCGGCCTCACCATCGAAGCACTGGCAAAGGAGATCGCCAGCCCTGACGTCAAGGGCACCTATGATGGCCTGGTGCTCCCCCGAAAACTGCCCGGTCCCGACAACACGCTGGTCGATGCCAAGCCGATCTACGACGCCGCAATCAGGACCGCGCGCCCCGCGCTTCAGTCGCTTTACGGCAACACGTTTGCCGGCAACAGGCTCGACGCCATCGCCTTCCCGACCACGCCGCGGGTCGCGATTGCCTCCAACCCCGACTCCAGCAGTCTCGAGAATTTTGGCCTGTTCATCCAGAACACCGATCCCGGCAGCAATGCCGGCATTCCCGGCATCCAGATTCCGGTCGCGCTTGGCGCCACGAGCAAACTGCCTGTTGGCCTCGAGCTCGACGGCCCGGCTGGCAGCGACCGCCGCCTGCTTGCGATCGGCATGGCGCTGGAGAAAATCTTCGGGCGGCTGCCAGCGCCGTCCCGTCAGGCATAG
- a CDS encoding HlyD family secretion protein, whose amino-acid sequence MSEMPLTEIFLQATEISRDYAKAPLRVPVRNMVRRAALVLALLAGTATIVYYGHDYWTNGRYLETTDDAYVKADSTIIAPKVSGYIAKVLVGDNEKVKAGHVLAKIDDRDFNAALDQARADVAAAEASVRNLDAQLELQQPVIEQSTADVTAADANLKFAQEERARYDDLMKSGSGTIQRAQQTDATLRASNAQLQHAKSGLVAAQRKVDVLTTQRAQATAQFERARAFAQQAQLNLSYTEITAPVDGTVGARSLRVGQFVQAGTQLMAVVPLDAVYVVANFKETQLTHVRAGQPVELRIDSFRNQTLHGHVDSLSPASGLEFALLPPDNATGNFTKIVQRVPVKIVLDDHSLTGLLRPGMSAEPTVDTKATVLAERETAKRLAANATHPNGG is encoded by the coding sequence ATGTCCGAGATGCCCCTCACCGAAATCTTCCTGCAAGCGACTGAAATCAGTCGTGATTACGCGAAGGCGCCGCTGCGTGTGCCGGTCCGAAATATGGTCCGGCGCGCGGCGTTGGTGCTCGCGCTCCTCGCGGGCACGGCAACGATTGTCTATTACGGACACGACTACTGGACCAACGGCCGCTATCTCGAGACGACCGACGACGCCTATGTAAAGGCGGACTCGACGATCATCGCGCCGAAAGTCTCCGGCTATATCGCAAAGGTGCTGGTTGGCGACAACGAGAAGGTCAAAGCCGGCCATGTGCTGGCGAAGATCGACGACCGCGACTTCAACGCGGCGCTGGACCAAGCCCGCGCCGACGTCGCAGCGGCCGAAGCCTCGGTTCGCAACCTCGATGCCCAGCTCGAGCTGCAACAGCCGGTCATCGAACAGAGCACGGCCGATGTCACTGCTGCGGACGCCAATCTGAAATTCGCGCAGGAAGAGCGCGCCCGCTACGACGACCTGATGAAGTCGGGTTCCGGTACGATTCAGCGCGCGCAGCAGACAGACGCCACGCTGCGCGCCAGCAACGCGCAATTGCAGCATGCGAAGTCGGGCCTGGTGGCCGCGCAACGCAAGGTCGACGTGCTCACCACTCAGCGCGCCCAGGCCACAGCCCAGTTCGAACGTGCCCGCGCCTTCGCGCAGCAGGCACAGCTCAACCTGTCCTATACCGAGATCACCGCGCCGGTCGACGGCACGGTCGGCGCCCGCTCGCTGCGCGTTGGGCAATTCGTGCAGGCCGGCACGCAATTGATGGCGGTGGTGCCGCTCGATGCGGTCTATGTGGTCGCGAACTTCAAGGAAACGCAGCTCACCCATGTGCGCGCCGGCCAGCCGGTCGAGCTGCGCATCGACAGTTTTCGCAATCAGACCCTGCACGGTCATGTCGACAGCCTGTCGCCGGCGAGCGGACTCGAATTCGCGCTGCTGCCGCCGGACAACGCCACCGGCAACTTCACCAAGATCGTGCAGCGCGTGCCGGTGAAGATCGTGCTCGACGACCACAGCCTGACCGGCCTGCTGCGGCCCGGCATGTCGGCGGAACCGACCGTCGACACCAAGGCGACCGTGCTGGCCGAGCGCGAGACGGCCAAGCGCCTCGCAGCCAACGCCACGCATCCGAACGGCGGCTGA
- a CDS encoding D-amino-acid transaminase, with protein MDSIAYVNGSFVPLSDAKVSVLDRGFLFADGIYEVSAVLDSKLVDNASHLARLERSVGEIKLKLPETVERITELQKELIARNKVENGLVYLQVTRGADKGRDFAFPKGDVKSSLVMFTSEKDIINAASAKTGINVITVPDIRWERRDIKSVALLAQVLAKQAAAEAGAGEAWMLEDGYVTEGGSSSAFILTKDDVIVTRKNSNAILPGCTRKAVLALAEERQLRVEERSFTVAEALAAKEAFATSASLFVQPVVAIDGKKVGDGKPGPMATRLREIYVEFAKATAV; from the coding sequence TTGGACTCGATCGCCTACGTCAACGGCTCATTCGTCCCGCTCTCGGACGCCAAAGTCTCGGTCCTCGATCGCGGCTTCCTGTTCGCCGACGGCATCTACGAGGTTTCGGCTGTGCTCGACAGCAAGCTGGTCGACAATGCCTCGCATCTGGCACGGCTGGAACGTTCGGTCGGCGAGATCAAGCTGAAGCTGCCGGAGACGGTCGAGCGCATCACAGAGCTGCAGAAGGAGCTCATCGCGCGCAACAAGGTCGAGAACGGCCTGGTCTATCTCCAGGTGACGCGCGGCGCCGACAAGGGGCGCGACTTCGCCTTCCCGAAGGGCGACGTCAAGTCGAGCCTGGTGATGTTCACCTCCGAAAAGGACATCATCAACGCGGCGTCGGCGAAGACCGGCATCAACGTGATCACGGTGCCCGACATCCGCTGGGAGCGGCGCGACATCAAGAGCGTGGCGCTGCTGGCGCAGGTGCTGGCGAAGCAGGCCGCGGCGGAAGCCGGCGCGGGTGAGGCCTGGATGCTGGAAGACGGGTATGTCACTGAGGGCGGTTCGTCCTCAGCGTTCATCCTCACAAAGGACGACGTCATCGTGACCCGCAAGAACTCCAACGCGATCCTGCCGGGCTGCACCCGCAAGGCCGTGTTGGCATTGGCCGAAGAGCGCCAGCTCCGCGTCGAGGAACGTTCCTTCACGGTCGCGGAAGCGCTCGCCGCCAAGGAGGCGTTCGCCACGTCGGCCTCGCTGTTCGTCCAGCCGGTGGTCGCGATCGACGGTAAGAAGGTCGGCGACGGCAAGCCGGGCCCGATGGCGACGCGGCTGCGCGAGATCTACGTGGAGTTCGCGAAGGCGACGGCGGTTTAA